One segment of Nocardioides sp. QY071 DNA contains the following:
- a CDS encoding DUF4229 domain-containing protein: MKEFWIYTALRAGLFIGAFCVVGGVWLLVADTVNVLWVIVIAFLVSGVASYVLLERQRSAFAVKVENRAGRITEKYEEMRSKEDTED; the protein is encoded by the coding sequence GTGAAGGAGTTCTGGATCTACACGGCCCTGCGCGCGGGCCTGTTCATCGGCGCGTTCTGCGTGGTGGGCGGCGTGTGGCTGCTCGTCGCCGACACCGTCAACGTGCTGTGGGTCATCGTGATCGCCTTCCTGGTCAGCGGCGTCGCGTCGTACGTCCTGCTCGAGCGGCAGCGCTCGGCGTTCGCGGTGAAGGTCGAGAACCGCGCGGGCCGGATCACCGAGAAGTACGAGGAGATGCGGTCCAAGGAGGACACGGAGGACTGA
- a CDS encoding MarR family winged helix-turn-helix transcriptional regulator yields the protein MSRELNRPDREPLIALVEKTARALRADMIASAHRAGFPEVALAHSAVFATLPPEGARAADMAARAEITRQSMGEAVRDLVRLGILEMVPDPSDGRAKLVTYTAYGKEVAQAGFDHITDLDRRFRAELGDEEYDAARRVLERVRTLLTP from the coding sequence ATGTCAAGAGAGCTGAACCGCCCCGATCGCGAGCCGTTGATCGCGCTCGTGGAGAAGACGGCCCGGGCGCTGCGGGCCGACATGATCGCCAGCGCGCACCGCGCCGGCTTCCCCGAGGTCGCGCTCGCGCACTCGGCGGTGTTCGCGACCCTGCCGCCCGAGGGGGCCCGCGCCGCCGACATGGCCGCCCGTGCGGAGATCACCCGGCAGTCGATGGGCGAGGCGGTCCGCGACCTGGTCCGGCTCGGGATCCTCGAGATGGTGCCGGACCCCTCCGACGGGCGCGCGAAGCTGGTGACCTACACGGCGTACGGCAAGGAGGTCGCCCAGGCCGGCTTCGACCACATCACCGATCTCGACCGCCGGTTCCGCGCTGAGCTCGGCGACGAGGAGTACGACGCCGCCCGTCGTGTCCTCGAACGGGTGCGGACCCTGCTCACGCCGTGA
- a CDS encoding glutamate-cysteine ligase family protein gives MDVRTLRPAVARLFRPQLPGSTRTVRVAVEQELFAMGLFSGASVAPERVREASAGRWYAPWLSFEPGGQVEISLPSAPSPDAAARHLVEVTAALGRDLQPHSVVLDARPVRRCDPATPRHLRTPRYDAMEHHLDTIGPAGRRMMRSTASTQACLDWWPGAAGIEQWRVLLLAGPFLAAATARSTGPDGRLTTWLAVDPARTAFDDRLLHGDDPVAAYASFAAGATDFLGASAEAHLSTLFPPVRPRGRYLEVRFPDARPAREVGDLLHGLAALLYDDERRRAALASLSGERARLAEHWADAAAGCCDADRGLALLTGSRRRVAA, from the coding sequence ATGGACGTACGAACCCTTCGGCCCGCCGTCGCCCGGCTGTTCCGACCGCAGCTCCCCGGCAGCACCCGCACGGTCCGGGTGGCGGTCGAGCAGGAGCTGTTCGCCATGGGCCTCTTCAGCGGCGCAAGCGTCGCGCCCGAGCGGGTCCGCGAGGCGAGCGCCGGTCGCTGGTACGCACCCTGGCTGAGCTTCGAGCCCGGCGGCCAGGTCGAGATCAGCCTCCCGTCCGCACCGTCGCCCGATGCCGCGGCCCGCCACCTCGTCGAGGTCACCGCCGCCCTCGGCCGCGACCTGCAGCCGCACTCGGTGGTGCTCGACGCCCGCCCCGTCCGCCGCTGTGACCCGGCCACGCCGCGCCACCTGCGCACCCCGCGGTACGACGCCATGGAGCACCACCTCGACACGATCGGCCCCGCCGGCCGCCGGATGATGCGCTCCACCGCCTCCACTCAGGCCTGCCTCGACTGGTGGCCGGGCGCCGCCGGGATCGAACAGTGGCGGGTGCTGCTGCTGGCCGGCCCGTTCCTCGCCGCCGCGACCGCGCGCAGCACCGGACCCGACGGCCGGCTCACCACCTGGCTCGCGGTCGACCCCGCGCGGACCGCCTTCGACGACCGGCTGCTCCACGGCGACGACCCGGTCGCCGCCTACGCCTCCTTCGCCGCCGGCGCCACCGACTTCCTCGGAGCGAGCGCCGAGGCGCACCTCAGCACGCTGTTCCCGCCGGTCCGCCCGCGCGGGCGCTACCTCGAGGTCCGCTTCCCCGACGCCCGCCCTGCCCGCGAGGTCGGCGACCTGCTGCACGGCCTCGCCGCGCTCCTGTACGACGACGAGCGCCGGCGTGCGGCCCTCGCCTCCCTCTCGGGAGAGCGGGCCCGGCTGGCCGAGCACTGGGCAGACGCTGCGGCGGGCTGCTGCGACGCGGACCGCGGGCTCGCTCTCCTGACCGGCTCGCGCCGGAGGGTCGCGGCATGA
- a CDS encoding 1,4-dihydroxy-2-naphthoate polyprenyltransferase has translation MATAAHWIAGARVRTLPAAVAPVVVGTAVAVYDDRGVWWKALLAAVVSLALQVGVNYANDYSDGIRGTDDERVGPLRLVGSGLASPGAVKRAAFGSFGVAGVAGLVLAATTSWWLVLVGALCVLAAWYYTGGKKPYGYLGLGEVMVFVFFGLVAVVGTTWVQTERWGASGWAALAAGTGVGALACAILVANNLRDIPTDRVAGKMTLAVRLGDRRTRGFYAVLVGLSAAAVVVLAALTTWWALLGLGFLLPAVAAARIVLGGAQGPALIPVLQKTGVAELVWAVLAGVGLVVG, from the coding sequence ATGGCCACTGCAGCGCACTGGATCGCGGGCGCCCGCGTCCGCACCCTCCCGGCGGCGGTCGCGCCGGTCGTCGTCGGCACCGCCGTCGCCGTGTACGACGACCGCGGGGTCTGGTGGAAGGCGCTGCTCGCCGCCGTGGTGAGCCTGGCCCTCCAGGTCGGCGTCAACTACGCCAACGACTACTCCGACGGCATCCGTGGCACCGACGACGAGCGGGTCGGCCCGCTGCGCCTGGTCGGCTCCGGGCTCGCCAGCCCCGGCGCGGTGAAGCGCGCCGCCTTCGGCTCCTTCGGCGTCGCCGGCGTCGCCGGCCTGGTCCTGGCGGCGACCACCTCGTGGTGGCTGGTCCTCGTCGGGGCGCTCTGCGTGCTCGCCGCCTGGTACTACACCGGTGGCAAGAAGCCCTACGGCTACCTCGGGCTCGGGGAGGTCATGGTGTTCGTGTTCTTCGGCCTGGTCGCCGTCGTCGGCACCACCTGGGTGCAGACCGAGCGCTGGGGCGCCAGCGGCTGGGCCGCCCTCGCCGCCGGCACCGGTGTCGGCGCGCTGGCCTGCGCGATCCTGGTCGCCAACAACCTGCGCGACATCCCCACCGACAGGGTCGCCGGCAAGATGACACTGGCCGTGCGGCTCGGCGACCGTCGTACCCGGGGCTTCTACGCCGTCCTCGTCGGCCTGTCCGCCGCCGCCGTCGTCGTGCTCGCGGCCCTCACCACCTGGTGGGCACTGCTCGGCCTGGGCTTCCTGCTGCCCGCCGTGGCGGCGGCACGGATCGTCCTCGGCGGCGCCCAGGGCCCGGCGCTGATCCCGGTGCTGCAGAAGACCGGGGTGGCCGAGCTGGTCTGGGCCGTGCTGGCCGGCGTCGGCCTGGTCGTGGGCTGA
- a CDS encoding TlpA disulfide reductase family protein — translation MRRRVVALIGLVLLASGCSRIGGTGDQNYINGDQQLVLVKAADRQQPLGISGTTIQGQPLDIADLRGKVVVLNVWWSGCGPCRSEMPMLVEAEDELAKDQPDQVAFVGINIRDLAPETAAAFERDRGVDYPSLYDPGSETLLDMGKYAPYAPPATLVLDREGRVAALINGPVPSKTTLTTVVEDTLAESDG, via the coding sequence ATGAGACGTCGTGTCGTCGCCCTGATCGGGCTGGTCCTCCTCGCGTCCGGGTGCTCCCGGATCGGCGGCACCGGCGACCAGAACTACATCAACGGCGACCAGCAGCTCGTCCTGGTCAAGGCCGCCGACCGGCAGCAGCCCCTCGGCATCAGCGGTACGACGATCCAGGGCCAGCCGCTCGACATCGCCGACCTGCGCGGCAAGGTCGTCGTGCTCAACGTCTGGTGGTCCGGGTGCGGGCCGTGCCGCAGCGAGATGCCGATGCTGGTCGAGGCCGAGGACGAGCTGGCCAAGGACCAGCCCGACCAGGTCGCCTTCGTCGGCATCAACATCCGTGACCTCGCGCCGGAGACCGCGGCGGCGTTCGAGAGGGACCGCGGCGTCGACTACCCGTCGCTCTACGACCCGGGCAGCGAGACGCTGCTCGACATGGGCAAGTACGCGCCGTACGCGCCCCCGGCCACCCTGGTCCTCGACCGTGAGGGCCGGGTCGCGGCGCTGATCAACGGGCCGGTCCCGTCGAAGACCACGTTGACCACCGTCGTCGAGGACACCCTGGCGGAGTCCGATGGGTGA
- a CDS encoding histidine phosphatase family protein has translation MSTPDTIVHLVRHGEVHNPEGVLYGRRDGFHLSDRGRAMADRVAEALKGNDITVIRSSPLERAQETAAPLASALGLEVGREARVIESANRFEGLTFGKGNNALRNPLLWRHLYNPFKPSWGEPYRAIVERMMAAVHDARRDAAGHEAVLVSHQLPIWTTRLAAEKRSFLHDPRKRQCTLCSITSFGFAGEELVEISYAEPAIDLIPTGDIAAPFSAGDAPEENRPEGTPSA, from the coding sequence GTGAGCACCCCCGACACGATCGTCCACCTGGTCCGTCACGGCGAGGTCCACAACCCCGAGGGCGTGCTCTACGGCCGCCGCGACGGCTTCCACCTCTCCGACCGCGGGCGCGCGATGGCCGACCGGGTCGCCGAGGCGCTCAAGGGCAACGACATCACGGTGATCCGCTCCTCGCCGCTGGAGCGCGCCCAGGAGACCGCCGCGCCCCTGGCGTCCGCGCTCGGGCTCGAGGTCGGTCGCGAGGCGCGGGTGATCGAGTCCGCCAACCGGTTCGAGGGCCTGACCTTCGGCAAGGGCAACAACGCGCTGCGCAACCCGCTGCTGTGGCGCCACCTCTACAACCCGTTCAAACCGTCGTGGGGCGAGCCCTACCGGGCGATCGTCGAGCGGATGATGGCGGCCGTCCACGACGCGCGTCGCGACGCCGCCGGTCACGAGGCCGTCCTGGTCTCCCACCAGCTGCCGATCTGGACCACCCGCCTGGCCGCGGAGAAGCGCTCCTTCCTCCACGACCCGCGCAAGCGCCAGTGCACGCTGTGCTCGATCACCTCGTTCGGGTTCGCCGGCGAGGAGCTGGTCGAGATCTCGTACGCCGAGCCCGCCATCGACCTGATCCCGACCGGCGACATCGCCGCGCCGTTCTCCGCCGGTGACGCACCGGAGGAGAACCGGCCGGAGGGGACCCCTTCGGCATGA
- a CDS encoding cytochrome c biogenesis protein CcdA: MGDWFREQALAGGLGIAVPVAMVAGLVSFFSPCVLPLLPGYLSYATGLSGADLAAGEASHRRGRMLLGSVLFVLGFAVVFVFAGTAFGGLASQLQRWQDTITLVLGGILIVLGLVFAGFVPWLQRDVRIHKLPGVGLGAAPLIGALFAIGWTPCVGPTFGVILNLTYADGGTAARGALLALCYALGLGIPFVIVALAYNRTVGALKWVRRHQATVMRIGGLFLVAIGLLMVTGWWDHIVQWAQLRTVDFGETLV, translated from the coding sequence ATGGGTGACTGGTTCCGCGAGCAGGCGCTCGCCGGCGGGCTCGGGATCGCCGTCCCCGTCGCGATGGTCGCCGGGCTGGTCTCCTTCTTCTCCCCGTGCGTGCTGCCCCTGCTGCCGGGCTACCTGTCCTATGCGACCGGGCTCTCCGGCGCCGACCTGGCCGCCGGTGAGGCGAGCCACCGCCGAGGCCGGATGCTGCTCGGCTCGGTGCTCTTCGTGCTCGGCTTCGCGGTCGTCTTCGTGTTCGCCGGTACGGCGTTCGGCGGCCTCGCCTCCCAGCTGCAGCGCTGGCAGGACACCATCACCCTCGTGCTCGGCGGGATCCTCATCGTGCTCGGGCTGGTGTTCGCCGGGTTCGTCCCGTGGCTGCAGCGCGACGTGCGCATCCACAAGCTGCCGGGCGTCGGCCTCGGTGCCGCCCCGCTCATCGGTGCGCTGTTCGCGATCGGGTGGACGCCCTGCGTCGGCCCGACCTTCGGCGTCATCCTCAACCTCACCTACGCCGACGGCGGCACCGCAGCCCGCGGTGCGCTGCTCGCGCTCTGCTACGCGCTCGGCCTCGGCATCCCGTTCGTGATCGTGGCGCTGGCCTACAACCGCACCGTCGGCGCGCTGAAGTGGGTACGCCGCCACCAGGCCACCGTGATGCGGATCGGCGGGCTGTTCCTGGTCGCGATCGGCCTGCTGATGGTCACCGGCTGGTGGGACCACATCGTCCAGTGGGCGCAGCTGCGCACCGTCGACTTCGGGGAGACGCTCGTATGA
- a CDS encoding MFS transporter has product MSTPLPGDPRGFFARLMPPAGLPRRLATQGMVFAVGESAFMTGSAVFLTKVVGMSAGRAGLALTIMGIAQFAFSYPAGRIIDRVGPKRIWAAQAVARALVFLALPFIEGFGQYVVAAALMGAFTAFGRSSHQAYVYDVLPPATRVQTQSYMYSWLNIGHTLGALVGGLALATGSLEVIRWTPVVTAVLMVANAVGITRLPAAPHDLRVSSGEARVRPTGPGPLRNIGWMFTTFFLGVMWTNQILLNVVIPLWLVEATDAPQVLLAWLFGTNTVLCIFLPAYTSKGVRNLDDALRYVWISSAFFVTSCVITMITHSTVGLITVLLVWLGHVTVTGAELAISGASWSFEAELSDPDRRGEYQGVQEVAGALGFQWSPAVYTFLALTWGAEGWLVIAGIILVATIGLGPSVRAARRFAERNFRPVAAGESAPTVTA; this is encoded by the coding sequence ATGAGCACTCCTCTCCCGGGCGATCCACGCGGGTTCTTCGCCCGCCTGATGCCTCCTGCCGGCCTGCCGCGACGACTCGCCACGCAGGGCATGGTCTTCGCCGTCGGCGAGAGCGCCTTCATGACGGGCAGCGCGGTCTTCCTGACCAAGGTCGTGGGCATGTCCGCGGGCCGCGCCGGCCTGGCACTGACGATCATGGGCATCGCCCAGTTCGCGTTCTCCTATCCCGCGGGCCGGATCATCGACCGGGTCGGCCCCAAGCGGATCTGGGCGGCCCAGGCCGTGGCCCGCGCCCTGGTGTTCCTCGCGCTCCCGTTCATCGAGGGCTTCGGGCAGTACGTCGTCGCGGCCGCCCTGATGGGCGCCTTCACCGCCTTCGGACGGTCGAGCCACCAGGCCTACGTCTACGACGTGCTGCCGCCCGCGACGCGCGTGCAGACGCAGTCCTACATGTACTCCTGGCTCAACATCGGCCACACCCTGGGCGCCCTCGTGGGCGGTCTGGCGCTCGCCACCGGCAGCCTCGAGGTGATCCGGTGGACGCCCGTGGTCACGGCCGTGCTGATGGTGGCCAACGCCGTGGGCATCACCCGGCTGCCCGCCGCCCCGCACGACCTGCGCGTCTCGAGCGGCGAGGCCCGCGTCCGCCCGACCGGTCCCGGCCCGCTGCGCAACATCGGCTGGATGTTCACGACCTTCTTCCTCGGCGTGATGTGGACCAACCAGATCCTGCTCAACGTCGTGATCCCGCTGTGGCTGGTCGAGGCCACCGACGCGCCGCAGGTCCTGCTGGCCTGGCTGTTCGGCACCAACACGGTGCTGTGCATCTTCCTGCCGGCCTACACCTCGAAGGGGGTGCGCAACCTCGACGACGCCCTGCGCTACGTCTGGATCTCGTCCGCCTTCTTCGTGACCTCCTGCGTCATCACGATGATCACCCACTCGACGGTCGGCCTGATCACGGTGCTGCTCGTCTGGCTGGGTCACGTCACGGTCACCGGCGCCGAGCTCGCCATCTCCGGCGCCAGCTGGTCCTTCGAGGCCGAGCTGTCCGACCCGGACCGGCGCGGCGAGTACCAGGGCGTCCAGGAGGTCGCCGGCGCGCTGGGCTTCCAGTGGTCGCCGGCCGTCTACACCTTCCTCGCCCTGACCTGGGGCGCCGAGGGCTGGCTGGTGATCGCGGGCATCATCCTCGTCGCCACGATCGGGCTCGGTCCGTCCGTGCGGGCGGCACGGCGCTTCGCCGAGCGGAACTTCCGGCCCGTCGCCGCCGGGGAGAGCGCACCCACCGTCACGGCGTGA
- a CDS encoding cytochrome c biogenesis protein ResB → MSGPDERPTERRSGELTARELGRWTWRQITSMRTALMLLLLLALAAIPGSVIPQADVDSLAVTRWKDEHPKLTPVYEKLDLFSVYSSPWFSAVYLLLVLSLVGCIIPRLFVYYRALRAQPPAAPRHLTRMPVQASYDTEQEPDEVLARARRVLGRRHRIRKAGEGDDFVAAERGYVREAGNLVFHLSLLIVLAGVAMGGLWGYQGGVILVQGTTFSNNLTQYDDFKPGGLFRQSQMENFRFSVDKFSVDWLKEGPRFGQARKFQAGLTYRVGDGEPEKYDLKVNHPLEIDGTDVFLIGHGYAPVITVRDGTGQVVCTGPTVFLPRDASFLSYGVVKCPTAKPGQIGLDGLFFPSFEMKDGNPVTVFGDDLNPTLSMLAYTGDLGLDDGRSQSVYVLDKAKATQLKKADGKPLRVDLQPGDSVELPDGLGSVTFDRVDPWIRVQISQTPGKGIALTGVILALIGLCCSLFIRPRRVWVRAVPAGADGDGSGTRVEVAVLDRSGNGEMDEVLAAVLDKLRDEPENVRQS, encoded by the coding sequence ATGAGCGGCCCCGACGAGCGCCCTACCGAGCGCCGGTCCGGAGAGCTGACCGCGCGCGAGCTCGGCCGGTGGACGTGGCGCCAGATCACCTCGATGCGCACTGCGCTGATGCTGCTCCTGCTGCTCGCGCTGGCCGCCATCCCCGGCTCGGTGATCCCGCAGGCCGACGTCGACTCGCTCGCCGTGACCCGCTGGAAGGACGAGCACCCGAAGCTGACGCCGGTCTACGAGAAGCTCGACCTGTTCTCGGTCTACAGCTCGCCGTGGTTCTCGGCGGTCTACCTGCTGCTCGTGCTGTCCCTGGTGGGCTGCATCATCCCGCGCCTGTTCGTCTACTACCGGGCCCTGCGCGCCCAGCCGCCCGCGGCACCGCGCCACCTGACCCGCATGCCGGTCCAGGCGTCGTACGACACCGAGCAGGAGCCCGACGAGGTGCTGGCCCGGGCCCGCCGGGTGCTCGGCCGACGCCACCGGATCCGCAAGGCCGGCGAGGGCGACGACTTCGTGGCCGCCGAGCGGGGCTACGTCCGCGAGGCCGGCAACCTGGTCTTCCACCTGTCCCTGCTGATCGTGCTCGCCGGCGTCGCGATGGGTGGCCTGTGGGGCTACCAGGGCGGGGTGATCCTGGTGCAGGGCACCACCTTCAGCAACAACCTCACGCAGTACGACGACTTCAAGCCCGGTGGCCTGTTCCGGCAGAGCCAGATGGAGAACTTCCGGTTCAGCGTCGACAAGTTCTCCGTCGACTGGCTCAAGGAGGGCCCGCGCTTCGGCCAGGCCCGCAAGTTCCAGGCCGGGCTGACCTACCGCGTCGGCGACGGCGAGCCGGAGAAGTACGACCTCAAGGTCAACCACCCGCTCGAGATCGACGGCACCGACGTCTTCCTGATCGGGCACGGCTACGCCCCGGTCATCACGGTCCGCGACGGCACCGGCCAGGTCGTGTGCACCGGGCCGACGGTCTTCCTGCCACGCGACGCCAGCTTCTTGTCGTACGGCGTCGTGAAGTGCCCGACCGCGAAGCCGGGCCAGATCGGGCTCGACGGCCTGTTCTTCCCCAGCTTCGAGATGAAGGACGGCAACCCCGTCACCGTCTTCGGCGACGACCTCAACCCGACGCTGTCGATGCTCGCCTACACCGGCGACCTCGGGCTCGACGACGGTCGCTCGCAGTCGGTCTACGTCCTCGACAAGGCCAAGGCGACCCAGCTGAAGAAGGCCGACGGCAAGCCGCTGCGCGTCGACCTGCAGCCCGGTGACTCCGTCGAGCTGCCCGACGGGCTCGGCTCGGTGACCTTCGACCGGGTGGACCCGTGGATCCGGGTGCAGATCAGCCAGACGCCCGGCAAGGGGATCGCGCTGACCGGCGTGATCCTCGCCCTCATCGGCCTGTGCTGCTCGCTCTTCATCCGGCCGCGCCGGGTGTGGGTGCGGGCGGTGCCCGCCGGTGCTGACGGGGACGGCAGCGGCACCCGGGTCGAGGTGGCGGTCCTCGACAGATCCGGAAATGGTGAGATGGACGAGGTCCTCGCCGCCGTACTCGACAAGCTGCGGGACGAACCCGAGAACGTGAGGCAGTCATGA
- a CDS encoding MAPEG family protein yields MSTIVITCIALMGMLLFVLGANVTRHRAIRGGDGPQMPTDPADRLLIAQRAHGNAAEYVPTLVVLLVVCSTLTAGWWLDVLAVVATAARFGHAFGMLRSRTLAAHGPVRDSGAMFTYLSGIALGVTALVAM; encoded by the coding sequence ATGAGCACCATCGTGATCACCTGCATCGCCCTGATGGGCATGCTGCTGTTCGTCCTCGGCGCCAACGTCACCCGGCACAGGGCGATCCGCGGCGGGGACGGACCGCAGATGCCCACCGACCCGGCCGACCGCCTGCTCATCGCGCAGCGCGCGCACGGCAACGCGGCCGAGTACGTCCCGACGCTCGTCGTCCTCCTCGTCGTCTGCTCCACGCTGACCGCCGGCTGGTGGCTCGACGTGCTCGCCGTGGTCGCCACCGCGGCCCGCTTCGGGCACGCCTTCGGCATGCTCAGGTCGAGGACGCTGGCCGCGCACGGCCCGGTCCGCGACTCCGGGGCGATGTTCACCTACCTGTCCGGCATCGCGCTCGGGGTGACGGCGCTCGTCGCGATGTGA
- the ccsB gene encoding c-type cytochrome biogenesis protein CcsB: MSNTAWETLSNQAVATAGVVYFLALVVYLAEWASLRQPAADRELVGAGAAADAPTAAEPEPEGARTAFLGRLGILLTSIACAAHFVALAGRGMAADPNRVPWGNMYEFTLSGTFVVALLYVVLYKKFALGWMGPLVVGFVVATLMLAVIWLYDAVAPLTEALNSPWLVIHVVSAITATGAFTLGGIASAMYLVRMRAERRAAATERPLSRWIGRVPQLDALDRLAYRVHAFAFPVWTFAVLITGPIWAHEAWSRYWNWDPKEVWAFITWVVYAGYLHARATAGWKGRKAALLALLGVATLWFNFIGINYFSTTSQHSYAAERVVDATTGLVAELPFRGRIR, encoded by the coding sequence ATGAGCAACACCGCGTGGGAGACGCTGAGCAACCAGGCCGTCGCGACGGCCGGCGTCGTCTACTTCCTGGCCCTGGTGGTCTATCTGGCCGAATGGGCCTCGCTGCGTCAGCCGGCGGCCGACCGTGAGCTGGTGGGCGCCGGCGCCGCGGCGGACGCGCCGACGGCGGCGGAGCCCGAGCCCGAGGGCGCGCGGACAGCGTTCCTCGGCCGGCTCGGCATCCTGCTCACCTCGATCGCCTGTGCCGCCCACTTCGTGGCCCTGGCCGGCCGCGGCATGGCCGCGGACCCGAACCGGGTGCCCTGGGGCAACATGTACGAGTTCACGCTCTCCGGCACGTTCGTCGTGGCGCTGCTGTACGTCGTGCTCTACAAGAAGTTCGCCCTCGGCTGGATGGGCCCGCTCGTCGTCGGCTTCGTCGTCGCCACCCTCATGCTGGCCGTGATCTGGCTCTACGACGCCGTCGCGCCGCTCACCGAGGCGCTGAACTCGCCGTGGCTCGTGATCCACGTGGTGTCCGCGATCACCGCGACCGGCGCCTTCACCCTCGGCGGCATCGCGTCGGCCATGTACCTCGTCCGGATGCGCGCCGAGCGCCGCGCCGCCGCGACCGAGCGGCCGCTGAGCCGGTGGATCGGGCGGGTCCCCCAGCTCGACGCCCTCGACCGCCTCGCCTACCGGGTGCACGCCTTCGCGTTCCCGGTGTGGACCTTCGCGGTCCTGATCACCGGCCCGATCTGGGCGCACGAGGCCTGGTCGCGCTACTGGAACTGGGACCCCAAGGAGGTGTGGGCGTTCATCACCTGGGTCGTGTACGCCGGCTACCTCCACGCCCGTGCCACCGCCGGCTGGAAGGGCCGCAAGGCCGCCCTGCTCGCGCTGCTCGGCGTCGCGACGCTGTGGTTCAACTTCATCGGGATCAACTACTTCTCGACCACGAGCCAGCACTCCTACGCGGCCGAGCGTGTTGTCGACGCAACTACCGGACTTGTCGCCGAACTGCCGTTCCGGGGACGAATTCGGTAG
- a CDS encoding MFS transporter, which yields MPNLLSDRVTRLAGPTPLVRRLSGQSVLSAFGDGVFLTGSAVFFTQIVGLSAAQVGLGLSIAGLVTFLLAVPLGKLSDRYGAKRVWALASLVEALLYLAWLAVGGLLTFVAMMIVLENVTSASRSARNAYRFDVFPREERVSSNAYFRAARNVGYTLGALLAGIALATNDDHVIRAVPLATATLLVLNAALVSRLPSVAHHAEEAPLEEALEAVTDGRDGDRRSALRNKGYVAMAVCGGILGTHQVLLNVVIPLWLVEETDAPRVLLAWLFGTNTVMAVLLQVAAARGVTTVGDSLRAQRRGAFFFVLSCGIVLVTHDTVGWVTIALVWIGHVTVTGAELFQSAGEWGLQAELSDPARRGEYQGVSQLGYTLGTVWAPAAYTFLAMEWGTPGWFVIAGIVLVAAVLIHPAARAAERHLTRLDDAAAAPA from the coding sequence ATGCCCAACCTCCTCTCGGACCGGGTCACCCGCCTCGCCGGCCCCACTCCTCTCGTCCGCCGTCTGTCCGGCCAGTCCGTGCTCTCCGCCTTCGGCGACGGGGTGTTCCTCACCGGGAGCGCGGTGTTCTTCACCCAGATCGTCGGGCTGTCCGCGGCCCAGGTCGGCCTGGGCCTGTCCATCGCGGGCCTGGTGACCTTCCTGCTCGCCGTACCCCTGGGCAAGCTCTCCGACCGCTACGGCGCCAAGCGGGTCTGGGCGCTCGCCTCGCTGGTCGAGGCGCTGCTCTACCTGGCGTGGCTGGCCGTCGGTGGGCTGCTCACGTTCGTCGCGATGATGATCGTGCTGGAGAACGTCACGTCGGCGAGCCGGTCGGCGCGCAACGCCTACCGTTTCGACGTCTTCCCGCGCGAGGAGCGAGTGTCGTCCAACGCCTACTTCCGCGCCGCCCGCAACGTCGGCTACACCCTGGGCGCCCTGCTGGCCGGCATCGCGCTGGCCACCAACGACGACCACGTGATCCGCGCCGTACCGCTCGCGACGGCCACCCTGCTCGTCCTCAACGCCGCCCTCGTCTCCCGGCTGCCCTCGGTCGCGCACCACGCCGAGGAGGCGCCGCTCGAGGAGGCCCTGGAGGCGGTGACCGACGGACGGGACGGCGACCGGCGCAGTGCGCTGCGCAACAAGGGGTACGTCGCGATGGCGGTCTGCGGCGGCATCCTCGGCACCCACCAGGTGCTGCTCAACGTCGTCATCCCGCTGTGGCTCGTCGAGGAGACCGACGCGCCGCGGGTGCTGCTGGCCTGGCTGTTCGGCACCAACACGGTGATGGCGGTGCTGCTCCAGGTGGCGGCGGCCCGCGGCGTCACCACCGTCGGCGACTCGCTGCGCGCCCAGCGCCGGGGTGCGTTCTTCTTCGTCCTGTCCTGCGGGATCGTGCTGGTCACCCACGACACCGTCGGCTGGGTGACCATCGCGCTGGTCTGGATCGGGCACGTCACCGTCACCGGCGCCGAGCTGTTCCAGTCCGCCGGGGAGTGGGGCCTGCAGGCCGAGCTGTCCGACCCCGCGCGCCGCGGCGAGTACCAGGGCGTCTCCCAGCTCGGCTATACCCTCGGCACGGTCTGGGCGCCGGCGGCGTACACCTTCCTCGCCATGGAGTGGGGCACCCCGGGATGGTTCGTGATCGCCGGGATCGTCCTCGTCGCGGCCGTCCTCATCCACCCGGCAGCACGCGCCGCCGAGCGCCACCTGACCCGGCTGGACGACGCCGCGGCCGCGCCTGCTTGA